A DNA window from Paenibacillus andongensis contains the following coding sequences:
- a CDS encoding DHA2 family efflux MFS transporter permease subunit, producing the protein MSKDELQQVRFWPIMIAIFFGSFVAILSMSTINIAIPILSDHFHSDLSKIQWTITGFMLASGTIAPITGYLGERFSYKLLYATALAGFTLFSFLCAVAWDAPSLIAFRIAQGAFSGLIMPATMTIVYQVIPRDKQPIAISLWSLSAMMAPAIGPTLAGWLLQNWSWHWLFLMNVPVGVIAILLVFKLIPYYRLSVPKKFDLLGLLTVIVSSLSLLVAFSQGHAWGWTSGKVIGLFATGILVLLLFIWRELRVETPLLNIRVLSNSRYTLTLIISSIVTISLYSGTFLTPIFLQNIQHVTPLDTGLILLPASLVMALSMPIVGKLYSIVGPRILIFIGISLIAIGTLTLSWLSVDVSRGYIVFWMIVRNLGIAFATMPSSNAGMELIPRTLSGHATSISNWVRNVFGSFAIALFTSVLSTQTATHAKDLASSGLKDKVVIGMQSFTMSVNDVYLLATFIVLAALPLSLFIGKQKAPTEKANTAPAPVVKTAE; encoded by the coding sequence TTGAGTAAAGATGAGTTACAGCAGGTTCGTTTTTGGCCGATCATGATTGCTATTTTCTTCGGGTCGTTCGTTGCGATCCTGAGTATGAGTACGATTAATATTGCGATACCGATTTTAAGTGATCATTTTCATTCTGATTTAAGCAAAATTCAATGGACGATTACGGGCTTCATGCTCGCTAGCGGTACGATCGCCCCCATTACAGGCTATTTGGGTGAGCGGTTCAGCTATAAACTTCTGTATGCCACGGCACTCGCGGGCTTTACGCTCTTTTCCTTTTTATGCGCGGTCGCTTGGGACGCTCCTTCTCTCATTGCCTTCCGTATTGCGCAAGGCGCCTTCAGCGGACTCATCATGCCGGCGACCATGACCATTGTGTACCAAGTGATACCGCGGGATAAACAGCCGATTGCGATCTCCCTTTGGTCCTTGTCTGCCATGATGGCTCCTGCGATTGGGCCTACCTTAGCTGGATGGCTTTTGCAAAATTGGAGCTGGCATTGGTTGTTCCTCATGAATGTACCTGTCGGTGTTATTGCGATTCTTCTCGTATTTAAATTGATTCCGTATTATCGTCTTTCTGTACCGAAAAAGTTTGATTTGCTTGGCTTATTAACGGTCATCGTAAGCAGTCTTTCCTTACTCGTCGCTTTCTCTCAAGGTCATGCTTGGGGCTGGACGTCAGGTAAAGTGATTGGATTGTTTGCGACCGGTATTCTCGTTCTTCTGCTCTTCATCTGGAGAGAACTGCGCGTAGAAACACCGCTGCTGAATATTCGCGTATTATCTAATTCACGTTATACACTAACACTAATTATTTCTAGTATTGTCACGATTAGTTTGTACTCTGGCACTTTTTTGACTCCAATATTCCTGCAAAATATACAGCACGTGACGCCGCTTGATACTGGCTTAATCCTGCTTCCTGCCTCACTTGTGATGGCATTAAGCATGCCGATTGTGGGTAAACTATATAGTATTGTAGGTCCGCGCATTCTCATTTTCATCGGTATTTCCTTAATCGCTATTGGGACATTAACCCTTAGCTGGCTAAGTGTTGATGTATCTCGCGGTTATATCGTGTTCTGGATGATCGTTCGGAACCTCGGGATCGCCTTTGCCACTATGCCATCAAGCAACGCTGGGATGGAGCTAATTCCGAGAACGTTGTCTGGTCATGCGACTTCGATCAGCAACTGGGTACGCAACGTGTTCGGCTCCTTTGCTATTGCCCTGTTCACTTCTGTCCTTTCCACTCAAACAGCTACGCATGCCAAGGATTTGGCCAGCAGCGGTTTGAAGGATAAGGTTGTGATCGGGATGCAGTCATTCACAATGAGTGTAAACGATGTTTACTTGCTAGCCACTTTCATCGTGCTAGCCGCGCTGCCGCTCAGCTTGTTCATTGGCAAGCAGAAAGCTCCGACGGAGAAAGCTAACACTGCTCCGGCTCCCGTCGTCAAAACAGCTGAGTAA
- a CDS encoding carbohydrate ABC transporter permease codes for MNSFIVSMSSSILVLIVSILGGYSMARHSFRGKKLFLISFLATQMIPVMVILVPLFISFSQLHLLNKLPSLIITYTAMNIPFCLLTMSSFFQRIPVSLEEAALIDGCNKFQTMIKIILPIMRPGIVATLVFAFTGAWNDLFFGVMFTNSESTKTVPVGLSSFVQKFDINWGQMSAAGILSLIPVVIMFAFAQKYIVSGLTEGAVKG; via the coding sequence ATGAACAGTTTTATTGTAAGTATGAGCAGTTCCATCCTGGTGTTGATAGTATCCATTCTAGGCGGCTATAGTATGGCCAGACATTCATTTCGAGGCAAGAAGCTATTTCTAATATCCTTTTTAGCTACTCAAATGATTCCTGTGATGGTCATTCTAGTCCCGCTTTTCATTTCATTCAGCCAGTTGCACTTGTTAAATAAGCTGCCTTCGTTGATTATTACTTATACGGCCATGAACATACCTTTTTGTTTACTGACGATGTCCAGTTTCTTTCAAAGAATTCCCGTCTCACTTGAGGAAGCGGCTCTTATTGATGGGTGTAACAAGTTTCAAACGATGATCAAAATTATTCTGCCGATTATGCGGCCGGGAATTGTTGCTACCCTTGTATTCGCATTTACAGGCGCGTGGAATGACTTGTTTTTCGGAGTTATGTTTACGAATAGCGAAAGCACCAAAACAGTCCCGGTAGGACTAAGCAGTTTTGTGCAAAAATTTGATATTAACTGGGGCCAAATGAGCGCAGCGGGTATTTTATCCCTGATTCCGGTTGTGATTATGTTTGCTTTTGCCCAAAAATACATTGTATCAGGTCTGACAGAAGGTGCAGTCAAAGGATAA
- a CDS encoding DUF2306 domain-containing protein, protein MSKKLGIFLCVIIIGVAIAAIFPYVTLNPADSRVKLNTAFSLHYTVLVLHIGFAFVALVSGLFQFHRRFRTNHPAWHRALGRVYVISVMIGGLLGLVMTLYIESFTKAMAFLALSLLWLFTTWKGFRYAVKKQFDEHRVWMIRSYAITLVATSARLVVPICILLYLAMQGFHLPAGGREQMVADILEINIWIGLLVNLIVVEWFLLRARKDK, encoded by the coding sequence ATGAGTAAAAAACTAGGAATTTTCTTGTGTGTCATCATCATAGGCGTGGCGATTGCCGCGATTTTTCCCTATGTCACCTTGAATCCGGCAGACAGTCGAGTCAAGCTAAATACGGCATTTTCCCTACACTATACAGTACTTGTTCTCCATATTGGATTCGCGTTCGTTGCGCTTGTTAGTGGTTTGTTTCAATTTCATAGGCGCTTCCGGACCAACCATCCGGCATGGCATAGGGCTTTGGGCCGCGTATATGTCATCAGCGTGATGATTGGCGGTCTCTTGGGACTCGTTATGACCTTGTACATCGAAAGCTTTACGAAGGCAATGGCATTTCTAGCACTGAGTCTACTTTGGCTATTTACAACATGGAAAGGCTTCCGATACGCTGTCAAAAAGCAATTTGACGAGCATCGTGTCTGGATGATTCGCAGCTACGCCATTACACTCGTCGCCACTTCAGCAAGATTGGTTGTCCCGATTTGTATTTTGCTGTATCTCGCTATGCAGGGGTTCCATCTTCCCGCGGGCGGTCGTGAGCAAATGGTCGCTGACATTTTAGAAATAAACATCTGGATCGGTTTGCTTGTCAATCTTATTGTTGTGGAATGGTTCCTGTTGAGAGCACGGAAAGATAAGTGA
- a CDS encoding ROK family transcriptional regulator, with protein sequence MKKIEKHDQDVIRLHNKQMILEIIKKRRPISRAEITKITKLSPTSVGRIVAELCEQGLVRETALTSVGVGRKAIMLDIDPQAVYTIGVDIGKKAIKFGVMEFSGELLHEERVDHIALQTTPEATAAIISETINLMIAHKNLDKSKIIGIGIGVPGVIDHERGIVQYSSTLGWRNIPFAQFIQDKLHILTVIDNDLKVKILAEYLLGSAQGSRKTALIELGTGVGSSLIIDGDIFRGGSNSAGELGHTTLDPNGNMCECGKRGCLQTYIDESAILHEANRIKETADIQQLFAAAHNEENWAQDIISRTSLYIGITINNIVCMYNPDAVILCGDLVENYSEIVPLIEEQCGQVVWEPFRDTFKILTSELKSKSIVVGAAMLVMNNYVDKS encoded by the coding sequence ATGAAGAAAATTGAGAAACATGACCAAGATGTGATCAGACTGCATAATAAGCAGATGATTTTGGAAATCATTAAAAAGCGTCGGCCCATCTCCCGTGCGGAAATCACCAAAATCACGAAGCTCAGTCCTACATCTGTTGGGCGCATCGTAGCTGAGTTATGTGAACAAGGATTGGTGAGGGAGACCGCGTTGACCTCGGTAGGCGTTGGACGGAAGGCGATTATGTTAGATATCGATCCTCAAGCGGTTTATACCATTGGGGTGGACATCGGTAAAAAGGCGATTAAGTTCGGAGTCATGGAATTCAGCGGCGAACTTCTTCATGAGGAGCGAGTTGATCATATCGCTTTGCAAACAACTCCTGAAGCTACAGCCGCCATCATTTCCGAAACGATTAATTTGATGATTGCGCATAAAAATCTCGACAAGTCGAAAATCATTGGCATCGGCATAGGCGTGCCCGGTGTGATCGATCATGAACGGGGAATCGTCCAATATTCGTCGACATTGGGTTGGCGAAATATCCCTTTCGCCCAATTTATCCAGGACAAGCTGCATATTCTTACGGTCATTGACAATGACTTGAAAGTAAAAATCCTTGCGGAGTATTTGCTAGGCTCCGCACAAGGATCGAGAAAGACAGCGTTGATTGAGTTAGGCACTGGAGTCGGTTCCTCTTTGATTATTGATGGCGACATTTTTCGCGGGGGTTCCAACAGTGCCGGGGAGTTAGGACATACCACGCTGGATCCGAACGGCAACATGTGCGAATGCGGCAAAAGAGGATGTCTGCAAACGTATATCGACGAGTCGGCTATTCTGCATGAAGCAAACCGAATCAAGGAGACTGCCGATATCCAGCAGCTGTTTGCAGCGGCGCACAACGAAGAGAACTGGGCCCAAGATATTATTTCCAGAACTTCGCTTTACATTGGCATAACCATTAACAATATCGTCTGCATGTACAATCCCGATGCCGTCATTTTATGTGGTGATTTGGTGGAAAACTACAGTGAGATTGTGCCTTTAATCGAAGAACAGTGCGGGCAGGTGGTTTGGGAACCTTTTCGCGACACGTTTAAAATCCTGACTTCCGAATTGAAGAGCAAATCGATCGTTGTAGGCGCAGCCATGTTAGTGATGAATAACTACGTCGATAAATCATAA
- a CDS encoding PepSY-associated TM helix domain-containing protein, protein MKRTRQLHLWIGLICSVFILIQSITGLLLSEKWLTGSGGAEMRPPGAMTQGMTNGNSTGAAPSNQSSNSMTPSTAGDQGTSGATQRDRPAFNGPGPGPGQDGANSLTGFIKGLHEEKIGNTNVKWLVDIAAISMIFLTITGIILSIKTLRAQGISRKKRRTLEA, encoded by the coding sequence ATGAAAAGAACACGTCAACTGCATTTATGGATTGGCCTGATTTGCTCGGTTTTTATTTTGATCCAATCGATTACGGGGCTTCTCTTGTCCGAGAAGTGGCTGACAGGCTCAGGTGGAGCAGAAATGCGTCCTCCTGGGGCTATGACTCAAGGCATGACCAATGGAAATAGTACTGGAGCAGCTCCATCCAATCAATCCTCCAATTCGATGACGCCTTCTACCGCGGGCGATCAAGGAACATCTGGAGCTACGCAGAGAGATAGACCTGCATTTAACGGCCCCGGCCCCGGCCCCGGTCAGGATGGAGCTAACAGTTTGACAGGTTTCATCAAGGGACTCCATGAGGAGAAAATCGGGAACACCAATGTGAAATGGCTTGTCGACATAGCGGCGATTAGTATGATCTTCCTGACGATTACGGGCATTATTTTATCGATCAAGACGCTTCGAGCTCAAGGTATTTCAAGGAAGAAGCGTCGGACCTTAGAAGCCTAA
- a CDS encoding carbohydrate ABC transporter permease: MLKAIRWKSFEPYLLIAPAVLIILAFFAYPLLSGLKLAFMHYVLFEPGNIHFSGFENFKSLLVDKNLLQILGNSVLWVILTVGLQFVLGFMLALALNKQFKGKNIYQSIVFLPWAVSAFLIGMIFKWLFNEQNGLINYLLVKLGILEKGIPFLAIPHVSIFPVIMAMVWYGVPFFGIMILAALQNVPKDIYESADMDGAGRMTKLFKVTIPYIKPTIIITLLLRVIWVFNSADLIYIMTNGGPANTSHNLPSYIFNKIFYTTDYGQASALGIMMLAILILYTLIFLKTTKYDDAGDF, encoded by the coding sequence ATGCTGAAAGCAATTCGATGGAAATCATTCGAGCCCTATTTATTAATCGCTCCTGCTGTTCTAATAATTCTAGCTTTTTTTGCTTATCCATTACTTTCGGGACTTAAGCTTGCATTTATGCATTATGTCTTATTTGAACCGGGTAATATCCACTTTTCAGGTTTTGAAAACTTTAAATCTTTGCTGGTTGATAAGAATCTCCTTCAAATATTAGGCAATTCTGTTCTTTGGGTCATCTTAACGGTCGGTTTGCAATTCGTTCTTGGCTTTATGTTGGCACTAGCGCTAAATAAGCAGTTTAAAGGGAAAAACATCTACCAATCTATTGTTTTCCTGCCTTGGGCCGTGTCTGCTTTTTTAATCGGGATGATTTTCAAATGGTTGTTTAATGAACAGAATGGGCTTATTAATTACTTATTGGTGAAACTCGGAATTCTGGAAAAAGGCATCCCCTTTTTGGCTATTCCACATGTCTCTATTTTCCCAGTCATCATGGCTATGGTTTGGTATGGAGTGCCTTTTTTCGGGATTATGATTCTTGCTGCTCTACAAAATGTACCTAAAGACATCTATGAATCTGCTGATATGGATGGGGCAGGCCGAATGACCAAACTGTTTAAGGTTACGATTCCTTATATCAAACCTACGATTATTATTACCTTGCTGCTCCGAGTGATTTGGGTATTCAATTCAGCCGATTTGATCTACATCATGACCAATGGGGGTCCAGCGAATACTTCTCATAACTTGCCTTCCTATATATTTAATAAAATCTTTTATACGACGGACTATGGGCAAGCCTCCGCTTTGGGCATTATGATGCTGGCGATTCTTATTCTATATACGTTAATTTTCTTGAAAACGACTAAATATGATGATGCAGGTGATTTCTAA
- a CDS encoding AAA family ATPase: MIIMINGAFGAGKTSAANGLLPFVPNSMIFDPEEIGYMLRKLVAVEHRLAHERTDDFQDLEMWKVLTVKPAAELKSTYNKHLIVPMTIYKRQNFDYIYDGFKAIDKNVIHFCLSASAETLHRRITKRGDEPGGWTFQQVDKCVAALQDPVFEDHIRTDELETEDIIHLILKKIS, from the coding sequence ATGATAATCATGATTAATGGTGCTTTTGGAGCAGGAAAGACGTCAGCCGCCAATGGACTGCTTCCTTTCGTTCCAAACAGCATGATTTTTGACCCGGAAGAGATTGGTTATATGCTTAGAAAGCTAGTTGCTGTAGAGCATCGACTTGCCCATGAGCGAACGGATGATTTTCAAGATTTGGAGATGTGGAAGGTTCTCACGGTCAAGCCCGCCGCGGAGTTGAAATCGACGTACAACAAGCATCTCATCGTGCCGATGACGATTTATAAACGTCAAAATTTCGACTATATCTATGATGGATTCAAAGCAATAGACAAGAATGTCATTCATTTCTGCCTTAGCGCTTCCGCAGAGACGCTGCATAGACGCATAACCAAGCGTGGCGATGAGCCGGGGGGATGGACATTTCAGCAAGTGGACAAGTGTGTGGCCGCCTTACAGGACCCTGTTTTTGAGGATCATATTAGGACGGATGAATTGGAAACGGAAGATATCATTCACCTTATTTTAAAGAAAATATCCTAA
- a CDS encoding PadR family transcriptional regulator, with amino-acid sequence MNTLSYGLLSLLTRNSRTGYELTQNIQPFWQAKHSQIYPLLAQLEQKGYVEFVHVPQSDKPDKKVYSLTDKGREALQHWIAQPTDEPVVRDELSLKVFCIGLVDKEQALKVLHEREIYYQKKKERFTQSYERIKQESAKPLEELEIHDPLFGLYVLFQKATLKVDADLVWCEWMKSKLK; translated from the coding sequence ATGAATACCCTTTCATATGGCTTACTAAGCCTTTTAACCAGAAATTCCCGAACGGGCTATGAATTAACACAGAACATTCAACCATTTTGGCAAGCGAAGCATAGTCAAATCTACCCTCTCCTCGCTCAATTAGAACAGAAGGGGTACGTTGAATTTGTGCATGTTCCTCAGTCGGATAAACCGGATAAAAAGGTGTATTCCTTAACGGATAAAGGCCGGGAAGCACTCCAACATTGGATTGCGCAGCCTACAGATGAGCCAGTGGTAAGGGATGAGTTGTCATTGAAGGTTTTCTGCATTGGCCTTGTAGACAAAGAGCAAGCGCTGAAAGTGCTTCATGAGCGTGAGATCTACTACCAGAAGAAGAAAGAGCGGTTTACACAATCTTATGAACGAATTAAACAGGAAAGTGCCAAACCGCTCGAGGAACTGGAGATCCATGACCCGTTATTCGGGCTTTATGTGCTGTTCCAGAAAGCAACGCTGAAAGTAGATGCAGACTTGGTCTGGTGCGAATGGATGAAGTCTAAGTTGAAATAA
- a CDS encoding ABC transporter substrate-binding protein: protein MKKKATILALCTSLALTFALAGCSTNGGQNEAAKATATAGAKEATGKKAKISYLDPLPSPERTALMQGLLKQFQEKNPNIEVEYTSVPWDDANKKWMTMGAAGILPDVLSIDDTSLVAMASAGYIENLQPFYDKWDQLNNLTEATKQARNKFKGNVYAIPDGFLLQGLFIRSDWFKELNMPENIATWDDYFTLAQKFTDSAKNRYGISFRGGANGVIRAMEYVMAAVHSDSWFDKDGKSILYKPEAQAAFKKFYDVYLNGNAPKESVNWGFNEMVQGFLNGQTAILNQTPEVIITAQKNMKEGTWNVVPMPKADDGKRYIFWGYTAAYAMSSKSQNKEASWKLIEFLSSPENNLAYSIKNSTIPIYKDNLKDPFFSKGPIAGYAGSMADSNIVFAGPPSHLAKLGQFTGTFAVEETQKYLTKAQSLEDTVKHLADFLTKEQQAYMKENP, encoded by the coding sequence ATGAAGAAAAAAGCTACGATTCTAGCCTTATGTACCAGTCTTGCACTTACTTTTGCCTTAGCAGGCTGCTCTACGAATGGCGGGCAGAATGAAGCGGCAAAAGCCACTGCAACCGCAGGTGCCAAAGAAGCCACAGGCAAGAAAGCGAAGATCTCGTATCTCGATCCGCTTCCAAGCCCGGAAAGAACAGCGCTTATGCAGGGGCTTTTGAAACAATTTCAAGAGAAAAACCCGAATATCGAAGTTGAATATACCTCTGTACCTTGGGATGATGCGAATAAGAAATGGATGACCATGGGTGCTGCTGGCATTCTTCCTGACGTATTGAGTATTGATGATACTTCCTTAGTAGCGATGGCTTCAGCTGGTTATATCGAGAACTTGCAACCCTTTTACGACAAATGGGATCAATTAAATAATTTAACGGAAGCAACCAAGCAAGCGAGAAACAAATTCAAAGGCAATGTCTATGCGATTCCAGATGGATTCTTGCTGCAAGGCTTATTTATTAGAAGCGATTGGTTTAAAGAACTGAATATGCCCGAAAACATCGCGACATGGGATGATTACTTTACTCTAGCGCAAAAATTCACAGACTCCGCGAAAAATAGATACGGTATTTCCTTTAGGGGAGGAGCCAACGGTGTTATTCGCGCAATGGAATATGTGATGGCGGCGGTTCACTCTGACAGTTGGTTTGATAAGGATGGCAAATCGATTTTGTATAAACCAGAAGCACAAGCGGCCTTTAAGAAATTTTATGATGTTTACTTAAACGGGAATGCTCCTAAAGAGTCTGTCAATTGGGGCTTCAACGAAATGGTTCAAGGGTTCTTAAACGGGCAAACAGCTATTTTAAATCAAACGCCTGAAGTTATTATTACTGCTCAGAAAAATATGAAAGAAGGCACATGGAATGTCGTTCCAATGCCGAAAGCCGATGACGGAAAACGGTATATTTTCTGGGGTTACACAGCTGCTTACGCCATGTCTTCCAAATCGCAAAACAAAGAGGCTTCTTGGAAGTTAATCGAATTCTTGAGCTCTCCTGAGAATAACCTAGCATACAGCATCAAAAATTCTACGATTCCTATTTATAAAGATAACCTGAAAGATCCGTTCTTCAGCAAAGGTCCTATTGCTGGGTACGCGGGATCCATGGCGGATTCCAACATTGTGTTTGCAGGCCCTCCGAGCCATTTAGCGAAGCTTGGTCAATTCACGGGAACGTTTGCCGTGGAAGAAACGCAAAAATATTTGACAAAAGCGCAATCGCTCGAGGATACTGTTAAGCATCTTGCAGATTTTCTGACGAAAGAACAACAAGCTTATATGAAGGAAAATCCATAA
- a CDS encoding MDR family MFS transporter encodes MSSEPKKVAWIIVGLMLGMLLGALDQTIISTAMPTVIRDLGGIAMYSWVFSIYMLTSTTSMPIFGKLADLYGRKRVYLVGIGIFVIGSALCGLATNMTELIIYRGLQGIGAGALMPIAMTIIGDIMPVEKRGKMQGLFGGVMALSSIIGPAIGGFIVEHLNWNWIFYVNLPFGIAAMVIIGSALKESRTNEKRSIDWLGALTLSGAIVSGLLGLVLGGDPEAAGSLHYAWGSPQIIGLFSACAILLGLFLWVESKAKEPMIPLHLFKNKVISVTSMIAVLMSVGMFGAITYIPLFVQGVIGVSPSIAGYILTPLMLSVVASAIIGGRISSKVSYRTLIGTGMILIGIGFSFMSTMDAGTSKLFIILYMIVAGLGMGLIMPTLNIAVQGEVGATSRGIVTSLVQFFRSIGATVGVSIMGVMMTNRMAEGLSGMGEKFRQIPAEQLKQFANPQLLLDANARAKLPADILTELQQVFVHGLSGIFLAGSLIVFAGVIIAFFLGKARMLPQETKPMDSDVRPNKESVLQQSEFV; translated from the coding sequence ATGAGTAGTGAACCAAAGAAAGTAGCGTGGATTATAGTAGGGCTAATGCTCGGAATGCTGCTGGGAGCCCTGGATCAGACGATCATCTCGACGGCGATGCCAACGGTTATTCGAGATCTTGGCGGGATTGCGATGTACAGCTGGGTATTCTCCATCTACATGTTAACCTCGACGACGAGTATGCCCATCTTTGGGAAATTGGCGGATCTGTATGGTAGGAAGCGTGTTTACCTCGTAGGGATTGGTATCTTCGTAATAGGCTCTGCGCTTTGCGGGCTGGCGACGAACATGACGGAGTTGATCATCTACCGCGGACTGCAGGGTATTGGCGCCGGTGCATTAATGCCGATAGCCATGACGATTATTGGCGATATTATGCCAGTTGAGAAACGTGGGAAAATGCAAGGTTTGTTCGGCGGTGTCATGGCTTTATCCAGCATTATTGGGCCAGCGATTGGCGGCTTTATCGTGGAACATTTGAACTGGAACTGGATTTTCTATGTGAATCTTCCGTTTGGTATCGCAGCGATGGTGATTATCGGTTCAGCACTTAAAGAAAGCCGTACCAACGAGAAACGCTCCATAGATTGGTTAGGTGCACTTACATTAAGCGGAGCCATTGTTTCGGGTTTGCTCGGTCTGGTCCTAGGGGGCGATCCGGAGGCAGCGGGAAGCCTGCATTATGCGTGGGGCTCTCCACAAATTATCGGTCTTTTCTCAGCGTGTGCCATTCTCCTGGGTCTGTTCCTCTGGGTTGAATCCAAAGCCAAAGAGCCAATGATCCCCTTACATTTGTTCAAAAATAAAGTCATTTCCGTCACCAGTATGATTGCTGTTTTGATGAGTGTAGGGATGTTCGGGGCGATTACTTACATTCCTTTATTCGTACAGGGCGTCATCGGTGTTAGCCCATCGATTGCTGGTTATATCTTGACACCTCTCATGTTATCCGTAGTGGCATCAGCCATTATTGGCGGAAGGATATCGAGCAAGGTTTCCTATCGCACCCTAATAGGTACGGGGATGATTCTCATAGGTATCGGTTTCAGCTTCATGTCGACCATGGATGCAGGTACTTCTAAGCTCTTCATCATTCTCTATATGATCGTGGCTGGGCTGGGTATGGGTCTTATTATGCCAACACTAAACATTGCGGTGCAAGGTGAAGTTGGGGCAACTAGTCGCGGTATCGTAACATCGCTAGTACAATTTTTCCGTTCCATCGGGGCAACGGTGGGGGTGAGCATCATGGGGGTCATGATGACGAATCGAATGGCAGAAGGCCTTTCCGGTATGGGCGAAAAGTTCCGCCAAATCCCTGCGGAGCAGCTTAAACAATTCGCCAATCCACAGCTGCTGCTGGATGCGAATGCGCGAGCGAAGCTGCCTGCCGACATTTTGACAGAGCTGCAGCAGGTGTTTGTTCATGGCTTGAGCGGTATCTTCTTGGCAGGAAGTCTCATTGTTTTTGCCGGAGTTATCATTGCATTCTTCTTAGGTAAGGCAAGGATGCTGCCGCAAGAGACAAAGCCTATGGATAGCGATGTACGACCGAATAAAGAATCGGTGCTGCAGCAATCTGAATTCGTCTAA
- a CDS encoding copper homeostasis protein CutC codes for MLLEVIATTVRDALLAEQSGADRIELITGILEGGLTPSYGLIEEVVHSTNIPVQVMIRPHSQSFCYDQRDLGVMMKDIQTVKRIGAHGIVLGALTADRRIDHETLRRLLDEAEGLSVTFHRAFDEVSNLEMALEELLSYSQIDRVLTSGGKPNVLDAQEEIRQLVKKAEYSHLQILAGSGLTVSSIPSFLQATGVNEIHFGRGVRVDDNPLNEIDTEKMRDIKNIGLDHAANG; via the coding sequence ATGCTGCTGGAAGTTATTGCAACTACCGTGAGGGATGCTTTATTGGCCGAACAGAGCGGTGCAGATCGTATCGAACTCATAACGGGGATTCTAGAGGGTGGGTTAACGCCTAGCTACGGCTTAATTGAGGAGGTTGTGCACAGCACGAACATCCCTGTTCAAGTGATGATTCGCCCGCATAGTCAATCTTTTTGCTATGACCAGAGAGATCTGGGCGTTATGATGAAAGATATACAGACAGTGAAACGGATTGGTGCTCATGGTATTGTGCTTGGGGCGCTTACCGCAGACCGCAGGATTGATCACGAGACGCTGCGCCGATTGTTAGATGAGGCGGAAGGGTTGTCCGTGACGTTTCATCGTGCATTTGACGAAGTAAGCAATCTGGAGATGGCTCTAGAGGAACTTCTGTCATATAGCCAAATTGACCGGGTGCTCACATCCGGAGGAAAGCCAAACGTGCTTGATGCGCAAGAAGAAATCAGACAGCTTGTCAAAAAGGCGGAGTATTCTCACCTGCAAATTTTGGCCGGAAGCGGCTTGACGGTAAGTTCAATTCCCTCATTCCTGCAAGCGACAGGTGTGAACGAGATTCATTTCGGTAGAGGGGTACGAGTGGATGACAATCCGTTAAATGAGATCGATACGGAAAAAATGAGGGATATAAAAAATATAGGCTTGGATCATGCTGCTAATGGTTGA